A window of Nonomuraea angiospora genomic DNA:
CGGGTGCCGGTGCGGGCCGGCGACGCCATCCTCTGCCCCGCGGGCCTGCCGCACGCCATCGGGGCCGGGGTCCTCATGGTCGAGGTGCAGGAGCCGACCGACTTCTCCGTGCTGCTGGAGTGGGCGGGCTTCGACGTCGACGGCCCGGCCGCCGGGCACCTCGGGCTCGGCTACGACCAGGCGCTCGCCTGCGTCGACAGGAGCGGCTGGGGCGGCGAACGGCTCGCCGAGCTGGGCCGCGACCGCCGCCAGGCGGCCGACGCCCGGCCGGGGGTCCGGCGGCTGTTCGCCGAGCTCGCCGACGAGTTCTTCGCGGCCGAGCGGCTGCGTCCCGATCCGGTCAGCGTGCTGGAGCCGGCTTACTCGGTCGTCGTGATCACGGCCGGTGCCGGCACCGTCGAGTGCGAGCACGGCGAGCCGGTCCCGGTCGCCGCAGGGGACACGCTGCTCGTCCCGTACGCGGCCGGGCGGTGCACGCTGCGCGGCGACGTCTCGGCGGTGCGCTGCAAGGCGGCGTGAACGAGGCCGCCCCAGGACGCCACGTCGGCACCGGGGCGGCACCGGGGATCGGGGCCAGGTGACCCGGGGCCGGTGGACGGCACCGGGGGCCGGAGTCAGGCGATCCGGGGGAGGTCGGTGAGGCGGACCTGGCCGTGCAGCGGCCGTCCCGTGACGAACCGTTCGACCTCGCCCACCGCGTACTCTCCCAGCGCGCGCAGCTCCCTGCCCCGCGCGCCGCTGACGTGCGGGGTCACCCAGACCCCGGGCGCGGACAGCAGGGGATGGCCCGCCGGCAGCGGCTCGGGGTCGGTGACGTCGAGGATCGCGTTGAGCCTGCCGGACACGCACTCGCCGGTGAGCGCCTCGGTGTCGACGAGCGTGCCGCGAGCGGTGTTGATCAGCGTGGCGCCGTCCGGCAGCAGGCCGAGGCGGCGCTTGTCCAGCAGCCGGTACGTCTCGGGCAGCGCGGGCGCGTGTACCGTCACCAGGTCGGCGCGGCGGCACAGGTCGTCGAGCCCGACCGGCTCGCAGCCGAGCTCGCGGGCCTGGCGGGCGTCCAGGTAGGGGTCGTTGAGCAGCGGGGTCACCCCGTACGGTCTGAGCCGCTCGATCACCAGGCGGCCGACGCGTGAGGCGCCGATGACGCCGACGGTGGCGGCGCCGAGCCCCGCGCGCTCGCCGGGAGCCGGCACGCCGCCGGGGCGGGGACCGTCCGGCCAGCCGCCCGTCGCGTAGGCGTGGATCCGGCGCGGCACCGACTTGGCGGCCAGGACCAGCATCGAGATCGTGTAGTCGGCCACGGGCACCGCGTTGGCCGCGGCGGCCGACGACACGACGATGCCCCGCCGGAACACCTCGGCGGTGACGTGCCCCTTGACGCTGCCGGCGGCGTGCGCGATGGCCCGCAGCCTGGGCGCGCGCTCCAGAACGGCCGCGTCGATGCGGGGGCACCCCCAGCCGGTGATCAGCACCTCCACGTCGGCGAGCGCCCCCCCGAGGTGGGGCAGCACGGCGTCGGGGGCCTCGACCAGCCCGTCCAGCCGTTCGCGCACGTCATCGGGGAAGATCTCGCCGAACAACGCGCCGTGCATCGCGAAGGCGGCTCTCACCGCACGCTCCGCAGGCGCCCCACCGAGCTCCTGACCACGATGTGGGTGCCGAGCGTGATCGGCGGCTCGGCCAGCGGGTCCTTGCCGGACAGAGCGAGGCGTACGGCGGCCCGGCCCAGCTCCGCGTGCGGCAGGTGGACGGTGGTCAGCCCGATGTCCTCGGCCGGGGGCACGTCGTCGTAGCCGACGACGGAGACGTCCTCGGGGATGCGCAGGCCGTGCTCGTGGATCGCCTGGACGGCCCCGGCGGCGATCACGTCGGTGGCGGCGAAGACCGCGGTGAAGTCGTCGTGCCCGGCGGCGAGCCGCCGCTTCATGGCCGCGTACCCGGCAGCCCGGTCGAAGTCGCAGGGCACCTCGAGCGCCGGGTCGTGGCCGAGCCCGTGGTCGGCGAGAGCAGCGCGGTAACCAGCCACGCGGCTGTCGGACGTGGTGTGCCCGGGGCGCAGCCCCAGGTAGAGGATGCGCCGGTGCCCGGCCGACAGCAGGTGGGCGGTGACCGCGTGGGCTCCGCCCCTGTTGTCGAACCCGACGGTGAGCGCCGGGACCCCCTCGCCGAGCGGCGGCCGGCCGCACAGCACCAGGCGCGAGCCCGAGGAGGCCAGCGCGTGGGCGTAGCGCGTCATGCGTTCGCGGTAGTCGTCGTCCAGGATCACGCTGCCCACCAGGATCACCGCCTCGGCCCGCTGCTCGCGCATCATCTGGACGATGCTGAGCTCGCGCTCCATGTCGCCGCCGGTGGTGCAGATGAGCGACAGGCGCCCCTCGGCGGCGGCCTGCTCCTCCACGCCCTGGGCGATGAAGGCGTAGTAGGGCACGGACACCGAGTTGACGACGATCGCCACGGCTCCGGGCGAGGCCACGGACAGCGCCCTGGCCTGGGCGTTCGGCACGTAGTCCAGCTCGCGCACCGCGCGCAGCACCTTGTGCCGGGTGCTCGGCTGCACCGGGTAGTCGCCGGCCAGGGTGCGCGAGACGGTCGCCACCGAGACCCCGGCGTGCTTGGCGACGTCGCGGATGGTGACGCGTTTAGCCGGTCCAGACAACGCGCTCCCCCACGGGTCCGTTGCGGGTGTAGCCGGGCTCGCGGCCGAGCGCGACCGTGACCCTTGATCCAGCGGCATCATTCCACGAGACCTGGTCGCCCTTCACATGGATATCCGGCGCCTGCGCGGAGGAGCCGCGGCCCAGCCGCACCGCCGAGACGTAGACCGCGGCGCCGCCCGGGTGGGCGCCGACCAGGTACGGCGTGGCGGAGTGCGGGCCGAACGCGTTCTCGTCCTGGCGCAGCGCCGCCTGCGCGGTGCGCCAGCCGTGCAGCCCGGCGATCTCGCTCACCAGGCCGGTCTCCAGGTCGTTCGCCAAGTCGCTCACACGGCCGCGCACCAGGCCGGTCGCCACGGACGCGGTGGGCCCGGCCAGGGTGACCGCGCAGGGCTCGCCGGAGGCGAGGGCGTGGCCGCCGTCGCGGACCACGCTGCCCGCCGGCGCGGTCACGCGGTGCACGCGTACCTCCCACGGGCCGTCGAGCACGGAGGCGGTCTCCACGACGACCTCGCCGTCGGCGTAGCGGGAGGCGGCGAAGCCGTGGGCGATGCCGATGCGCTCGATGCGGCGGCGGCGGGTGGCGCGCCCGTCGGGGAGGAGCACGGCGAGGTGGTTGTCGACGTTCTCGGCCCGGCCGCCGGGGCCGGTCTCGGGCGCGGTGTGCGTGGAGTAGCCGAGTTTGGCGTAGTGCGGGTCGTCCTTGGCGCTGTCGGGGTCGTTGCCGTCGCTGCCGTGGTTGACCAGGCGGGTGACCCCGTCGGTGCGGTGCAGGAGCCAGCCGGGCGCGGGCAGGGCCAGCGCGAGGTCGCCGTCGCCGGGCGCGGTGGCCGGGGCCGTCCAGACCGGGTGCTCCGGGCCGAGCAGCAGGCCCAGGAAGCCCTTGCTCGCCCAGTACGGCGACGCCGGGCCCGAGTAGCCCTGGGTCGTCGGCAGGTGCGGCCGGTGCCACCCCAGGCTGAGCAGGCCGCGCTCGTCGGGCACGCCATGGGCGGCGAAGTGGTCGAGCGTGCGGCCCGCCATCAGGCGCGTGGTCCCCGGCTCGACGGGGGAGGCGTCGAAGATCGCGCCGAGCCAGAGCGGGGCCAGGCTCGCCATCCGGTACGTGAGCGACCTGCCCTGGTGCATGGGTGCGCCGTCGGGGGCGAAGAAGTGCCGGTAGCCGGCCAGGAACGTGCGCAGCCGCTCCTTGTGGACCGTGGCGTCGGCGCCCGACATCCTCGCCCACCACAGCGTGTAGAGGTGGATCGCCCAGCCGCAGTAGTAGTCGTAGTTCTGCCCGGCGCCGTCGGTGTACCAGCCGTCGCCGGCGTACCAGCGCTCCACGTCCGCGAGGTGCCCGTCGATCTCGGCCTGGTCGTACGGCCCGCCGGCCCCGGCCAGGAACTGCTCGACGATCACCTTGAACAGCACCCAGTTGCACGGCCAGGCGCGCTTGCCCACGATCCCGCCCAGCCAGGACACCACCCGCTCCCGGACGCCGGGGTCGAGCCGGTCGAACAGCAGCGGCCGGGTCTCGTGCAGCGCGATCGCGATCGAGGCGGCCTCCACGATCGTCTGGTTGAGATCGGTGATGGCCGGCCAGGCATGCTCGTGGCCGGGGTCCGTGCCGTGCGCGAGCCCGTCGGCGTAGCGCTCCAGCAGGCCGGCGGGCGCGCCGGCCGGGTCGCCGGCGAGGCGGAACGCGGCGAGCAGGAAGGTGCGCGCGAACCCTTCGAGCCCGTCGGAGCCGGGCCCCGACCAGCTCGTCCGGCCCGGCAGCCGGTACTGCGCGAAACCGGGGGAGGCGTACGGCACCACGGCGTCGAGCAGCCCGTCCGCCACCTTCACCCAGTGCTCGCGAGGACGGTCAGCGCGCACGACTACCTCCAGGTAATCGGTTACTAGTCGGCTCGGGCCGAACATACGCACGCGCCACAATCGCCGTCAAGGGCCGTCACGGCCGAAGGTAACGAGATGCTAACAACTCCACCGGGCCGTGTGGTGAACCCGCTGCTAAGTCGGGCATTTCCGGAATCGGAGTTCAAGGGACGGGTCTTGACGACCGTGTCAACGGCTTTAACGTTCAGCGCAACTTGTCGAGTAACCGGTTACCAAGCCCTTCGCCCCCAGCCGTTCTTGGAGTCTCGACATGGCCTATCGACCCGATCCCCCCAGCCTCAGCCGTCGCGACCTGATCAGGCTCGGCGGCGGCGCCCTCCTCGTCACCACCTCGCTGTCGGCGTGCACCAGCGGCGGATCACAGGGCGGCGCGCAGCCGTCGAAGAGCGCGCCCCCGGCCGGCCGCCCGCTGGAGGCCCCGATGCTCGCCGAGCAGGTCAAGGCGGGCAAGCTCCCCGCGCTCGCCGAACGGCTGCCCGAGGTGGCCGACCGCCTGGTCGTGGACGGGCCCGAGGGCCTGGGCGGCTTCGGCGGCACGTACCACGGCGCCTGCCTCGGCGAGGGCGACGACCCGTGGCTGGAGCGCCTGATCGCCTACGAGCCGATGCTGCGCGTGGACCCGGCCGGCAAGGCGACGCTGCCGGGCACGTTCAAGGAGGTCAGCGCCAACGCCGACGGCACCGAGTACACCCTCCACATGCGCAAGGGCATGCGCTGGTCGGACGGCGAGCCGTTCACCGCGGACGACGTGATGTTCGCGATCGA
This region includes:
- a CDS encoding class I mannose-6-phosphate isomerase, whose product is MTIYRLPANTPRSFYRGEGRIGRFRGVRPADDPYYPEDWIASTTSRFGAAPAGLTTLPDGRSLAEAIATDPVWWLGERHVAEHGADPAILVKLLDAGERLPLHVHPDRRFAASHLASPYGKTEAWVIVSAEPGAAVHLGFARDVEPGELAGWVADQRIDRMLDATNRVPVRAGDAILCPAGLPHAIGAGVLMVEVQEPTDFSVLLEWAGFDVDGPAAGHLGLGYDQALACVDRSGWGGERLAELGRDRRQAADARPGVRRLFAELADEFFAAERLRPDPVSVLEPAYSVVVITAGAGTVECEHGEPVPVAAGDTLLVPYAAGRCTLRGDVSAVRCKAA
- a CDS encoding hydroxyacid dehydrogenase, producing the protein MRAAFAMHGALFGEIFPDDVRERLDGLVEAPDAVLPHLGGALADVEVLITGWGCPRIDAAVLERAPRLRAIAHAAGSVKGHVTAEVFRRGIVVSSAAAANAVPVADYTISMLVLAAKSVPRRIHAYATGGWPDGPRPGGVPAPGERAGLGAATVGVIGASRVGRLVIERLRPYGVTPLLNDPYLDARQARELGCEPVGLDDLCRRADLVTVHAPALPETYRLLDKRRLGLLPDGATLINTARGTLVDTEALTGECVSGRLNAILDVTDPEPLPAGHPLLSAPGVWVTPHVSGARGRELRALGEYAVGEVERFVTGRPLHGQVRLTDLPRIA
- a CDS encoding LacI family DNA-binding transcriptional regulator, yielding MSGPAKRVTIRDVAKHAGVSVATVSRTLAGDYPVQPSTRHKVLRAVRELDYVPNAQARALSVASPGAVAIVVNSVSVPYYAFIAQGVEEQAAAEGRLSLICTTGGDMERELSIVQMMREQRAEAVILVGSVILDDDYRERMTRYAHALASSGSRLVLCGRPPLGEGVPALTVGFDNRGGAHAVTAHLLSAGHRRILYLGLRPGHTTSDSRVAGYRAALADHGLGHDPALEVPCDFDRAAGYAAMKRRLAAGHDDFTAVFAATDVIAAGAVQAIHEHGLRIPEDVSVVGYDDVPPAEDIGLTTVHLPHAELGRAAVRLALSGKDPLAEPPITLGTHIVVRSSVGRLRSVR
- a CDS encoding DUF2264 domain-containing protein; amino-acid sequence: MRADRPREHWVKVADGLLDAVVPYASPGFAQYRLPGRTSWSGPGSDGLEGFARTFLLAAFRLAGDPAGAPAGLLERYADGLAHGTDPGHEHAWPAITDLNQTIVEAASIAIALHETRPLLFDRLDPGVRERVVSWLGGIVGKRAWPCNWVLFKVIVEQFLAGAGGPYDQAEIDGHLADVERWYAGDGWYTDGAGQNYDYYCGWAIHLYTLWWARMSGADATVHKERLRTFLAGYRHFFAPDGAPMHQGRSLTYRMASLAPLWLGAIFDASPVEPGTTRLMAGRTLDHFAAHGVPDERGLLSLGWHRPHLPTTQGYSGPASPYWASKGFLGLLLGPEHPVWTAPATAPGDGDLALALPAPGWLLHRTDGVTRLVNHGSDGNDPDSAKDDPHYAKLGYSTHTAPETGPGGRAENVDNHLAVLLPDGRATRRRRIERIGIAHGFAASRYADGEVVVETASVLDGPWEVRVHRVTAPAGSVVRDGGHALASGEPCAVTLAGPTASVATGLVRGRVSDLANDLETGLVSEIAGLHGWRTAQAALRQDENAFGPHSATPYLVGAHPGGAAVYVSAVRLGRGSSAQAPDIHVKGDQVSWNDAAGSRVTVALGREPGYTRNGPVGERVVWTG